tgtctATATTTGTTCCAGGAACACGCGTGAGGTGTGGCTGGCAGAAGGAGACCTAGCCGACGCCGCTCCCGCAGGTGTGCGACCTAGGCCAGTGACGATGCATTTTGTCCGAGATGCGGCCCGGGACGACGGGCGAAACAACCTGCCTACCGCAAACGAAGTTGCGGCCGTGTTCGTAGGTGAAGGGGGTCGTCCGCCAAGAGACATTAATCTGGTCATCTACGATACGAATCCAATCAACCCGCAACACAGGATGCAAACCATACCAGcgggttagttaataattatttactataaacacaattttttacacAGCTGTCTCAAATTGTTCacttatattcactatatttaTTGCACATTAATATCAACACCATCAAATAGAATCATAGTTTTTGTTGTACAGTAAAGCTGACACtacgattttaaatttacattaagtatacactacattttggacattattttgaaatataattacttaataactaATTCGTTAGGTCAAAACCGACCTTAACCCGTTCACTTGTGCAGTAATACTTTACTAAATTAcatcattatacattaaatacagcGGGGATCAACATATAGTACTTATCACGTGTATCATCAATTATATcctaaatttgttttgtttttttaatatatataaacaatttattaaataaaataatataaatgcaagTACAGGATACTGAACAAGCTATTTAGCTACCATCTTTAAGTTGAAGGTATCGAGTTATTTCCTTAGAGAGATTACAcagcatatacaatttacagttttaaatcaaacattataacaatttttaacaaatggaCAGAAAAGTgcacagattatattaaatatataaaaatagcgaataattaattaagattaataataacagtaattaacataaataaggtttttgatattgataaataatttgcatgtgataattattaatataattataaaaagactcgatacaattataacaaaaatgagaAACTTATGTAATTGAGATaacaaattagttataaaaacattagatacctcttaaaattaatttctagatTATTGAAATAAGTTGGTCCTAAATAGTCTAGAAATATCTGACCAATactgttttttgaataattgatatttaggtTGCATCTTATAGATTCACgtttaattatgtatatcaaattatattggtGGTTTTAGTGTGTTTTCAGAGGTACCAAGgttttgagatttattttttacatacaattaaaaaattaatacattaataataattttaatttttaatgggaCGGCTGTGCTTGTTTTTGTTGCATTAAATCATCAAATCGTGGGGTAAATTTTGATAGTGCGATTCTCATTTCCTTTTCGGTATTTAGTTTTCCTCTGTATTTACTTTTGATAACTGCTAAGGCCGAAAAACCCGTTTCACATAAGTATGAAGAAGCAAATGGAATTAAAGTCCTGATAGCCTTATTGGCTACGATCGGATATTGCTTCTTCATAGCTATCCAAAATTCTGGTAAAGATAATGATACAAATTTGGATTTTGATACTGAATCTGAGTACAAGTCTATCAGTTGTTCTTGTTCAGTAATTGTTAATTCTGACGGTAGATCAGTAGTAAAAGGATCTTTAATCCAATTTCGTTGTTGATCGTCCTCGATTTTATTCTTCCACAAgactaattttcttttaaaagaaGTAATTTTTTCAGTTAACTGCAAAATGTGGGTCTCATTACCTTGTAaagatacatttaatacattgagtttttcaaaaatatcacataagtatgataattttattaaaaagacttcattttcaaatttttcaaaatattttttttgttcaagaaGAAAACAATGTAGTTCTTTTCGAAGTTCAAATACTCTTTTCAACACGTTTCCTCGTGAAAGCCAACGGGAGTTGCAATAATACAAAAGTGAGGTATGCTCAGCTCCCATGTcttcacacatttttttaaaacaccgGGACTTTATAGGTCGAGTTTTGATGAAATTAACTATTTCAATAACAGACAGCAAGACTTCATTAAGACTTGGACTAATAATTTTTGAAGCGAGAGCTTCTCTGTGAATAATACAGTGCGTCCATACAGCGTTAGGGGCTTTTTTTTTAACGAGTGCTTGTAAACCATTATAACAACCTGCCATAGAGCGAGCTCCATCGGTGCAAACACCAAAACATCTGTCCCAAACAATGTTGTTTTCAATTATGAAagaatctaatatattaaataaatctgcTGCTTTTGTTTCACCAacaatagttttacaaaaaagTAAATCTTCATGAAACACGTCATTTACTACGAACCTTACATAACAAATAAGATGGGCATCATTATGGCTGTCAGTTGCTTCATCCAGTTGAATGGCGAAGTCATTTCCTATtagtttttcaattaattgatCATTGATGTCTTCAGCCATATCTTGTATTCTACGACTAATAGTATTATCTGATAATGGCACATTTTGAAGTTGTTTAGCAGCAGCATCCCCAATCATAATAGACACCATATCCATAGCGGCTGGTAAAATTAGATTTTCTGCGATAGTATGAGGTTTTTTACTCTTTGCTATTCGCCAAGCTACTTTATAGGAAGAAAGTAGTGCTTTAGAAGGAATTGTAGCTTGTTTTGTAAAACTATGTTTTTGTTGAGCCATAGCTTTTAATTTTGATACGAAATAATCACGTGGTTTGTTCACCAAATTTCCATGAACTGTCTCCAAATGGCGTTTCATTTTATTTGGAAGCATACTTTCTACAGCCATTACTTTCAAACAAACAACACACTGGGGATGTTCTACGTTTGCAACAACAGTGCTAGTAAATCCGAAATTCAAATAACTATCATcatattttctgattttttgtttcttttcaatatttgaaattacttCTGGATTATCACGTTTTCTACTAGAATTCAAAAACTTATCCATAGTTATAACTACTATTATTACAGAAAAAATACACAACAAATAACACAGAACAAAAAAAGATCGTAATAAATATCGGTCGATATACGTAGCCGTAGCGCATATAACACACTGAATACAAAACAGACAGGCGACAGCGGTGTGCGTTTTACAACTGATAGATTATATTAGAGGCAAatcattaagtacctacctaattgtaaaTAGTAATCGAAATATGCTATTACTCGATATCGCAAACACGGTTATCGACGGTTATCTCACACATGCaacatgtaatatgtattggtgcgccgaaattttatttttagtttctattGCGAACGCGGCTCCCTTGATAATAACCGGCGACGCCCCTGGGAGCCGCGACGCACAGGTTGAAAACCCCTGccatattgtaaaatagattgatatagtgtcaagtaataatagtttgtaagcgcatattaatatgttccaTCTCAAATTGCAGTCTTAATATTAAACCTAATTATCTGACTTTTATctcttaactttaaaataatatgcactgtcAGTTTTAtgactatcattttatattattagtttctgCTTAGAAAACTgagtacaattataaatagaaaacgcaacaaaaacagttttttcagaattaatagtacattttacttagtttttacttttttaaattaaggttCTGAATGAATCTATTAAATTCTATTACTTTTACAATCtgaggtaaaattattttaataagctttaCTGATATTTTGACAAATCCTGCAGCGGTCTCCTATTTTTtaggattattatattattgttcgcaTCTCCGATAATAAGTGTCGTTCAAAGATTTATCAGTGATTAGAATGTTAGATAGACAGGCCAGGAATTCTATTCAGgacataatttaatcataatagatcAGGTATTGCTATTCGAGCTAGGGgacctatgtatacataaaatattagataaagttaaattaacaatattaaattccttACAACCATATTCATTATAGTAGTGATAGTATGACAATAAGTCGTGTTATGATTTGTATGTagtgtactatataatttatcaataatcaaacataatatagtcacattaATTCGGTGCTTAATTTCATGATTTGTTTGGACTTCATAACAGACAtcagtaggataaaaaagagattTCTGGAACCACAACCTGCTGGCACAACCCTATACCTGATGGCACAACCCGTGAAGCCCGTTGCACAACCCGCATACATCTACTATACACCTCTGCACGACCCATGGGTTGAGCAGATTTATCACATACGTACATGACATTCCCCCCGCTACCCCGCTCTTCgtatacccccccccccaccatcaatcacgcacttgtacgatattccccccgccactcttccctatcaattaaccgcggaaaataatttaaaaattttttcgcCGAACCGGGATTCGAACTCGAAGCGTTCGCTTCCCATACGACAATCACGCCGCTGCGCAACTTACTCGCTTATGATTACGAGGTatattctatctcatttaactggtgtttacgacaatcgttcacatacgtacgagatgtataatttccccccaccaccaccacaaccactataccttacaaagggcctccgcgaacgcgcgcgagcccgccaccgcgttatcatacctatgttatcagttatcaaatCTATAAATGCCTACATACGCACTTACGTACagacacacatacatacatacacacacgttatacatctcaaacaaacacacattcaaatatattataatataataatatacataggtacttacatatatctaaacaattatacacacatcattatcacaaacccctgaacatattattatacaatttatacacatataaatatgatataaccatacacatacaaactataatatactattaaacattatacagtacTCTTCAGTTTGAAAGCAATTACAAACTATGTAAGCAATTACAATCCAAAAAAATTGACTTAGTAGAAGCAGTTTGCCTTGCCGAGGATATAATTTCAGAACTTAAGAATATTAGGATTAATATTGAacaagaatttaataatatattcttaatgGCAGAGGTAATCAAAgtcaattaataaattttatatttaatttttatcaaacaatttctaaacacaatataatgtaatttaggAAATGGCTAAAGTTATCAGCTTAAATCTATCGGTGAAAAGAATTACAAAAAGACAAACCAATCGTGCAAATCCTTTTACAGattctgataataataaaatatcagacATAAATGTTGAACATTATTATCGAACTACAATATTTATTCCATATTTGGATTTCTTTATTGTACAATTAGAAGAAAGATTTACTGcacacaaaacaatttttaaaggtttttctttttaactaatatttagtactaattataatttttactaatttataaatttaaataggaTTTGAgactattttttcaaaaaatcagtTCTTAAATGCAAGTGAAATTGAATCCTTTAAAAATCTGGCAGAGTTTTATTCACCGCATGTAAATAAAGACAACAGTTTGGCTGAACTGAAAATATGGCGAACAAAGATATTGGACAATTCTGAAGTCATTAAAACTGGCCTAGATGCTCTTCAACTCTGCAGTTCCtctatttatacaaatttgaataagTTACTAAAAATTTTATGTGTCCTACCCGTTTCAACATCCACCCCAGAAAGAACGTTTTCAACATTAAAGAGGGTGAAGACATACACTAGAAACTCAATGCTTGAAGTACAATACTCTTTAACTTATTACTTTAACCGACATTCAATATTTActtgcattttattttaggaCCGTTTGAATGGATTAACGTTGTTGGCAGTACATAAAGATATTAGCATTACTCCAGATGAAGTCTTGGATGAAATGTCTATGAAGCCAAGAAAACTTGAACTTATACTTTAGGTCTTTAGATCTATACTTTTTTATGTccgattatataaaataaaatattttataaaatgttaattttgagTATGTTTAGCTCTATATCtagtattatatcataatataatatatatcaacctacttctaaaatatcaatatataagaACATTTTGTGtatatgacaataaacaaaaCAAGATACAgtttatccccccccccccccattagaAAAACCTGAGCACGCCCCTGacgatacgtatatattaaaaatctcgcaaaaatgtataatttcaactGTCTACaatgctgatataaatatagcttttattgtattcgactttactctaaataattgataggtacacatatttgtataataatatcatattttcaatgaaaatatatacaaacttcatattcgtattaaaaaatcatattagatgCATCCAcgtgagaaatattatatttctgtagttCTCATAAACATCAGCATATTTATAcctcaaatataaactattttcatactaaatccatatacaaatatcgtaattttattaaaaacacatatagttattatcattatcatcataaaccgttatacataatattatgatttcataCGTTAACTGTTTAACTCAAGATACATTAAAGATCATCCAATTCATAATTAACATCCGTACGGTTCGAATTCAGAAATCACAATCACTCGCATACGTGCACGACTATATTTCCCCCTCCACCCCTccactaggttaggttagtttcctGTAGGttagacgaaaaaaaaaacgaaaaaaaaaaaaaaaaaaaaaaaatacaaaaattaaattaaagattacTTCATCTACACTCTGTGAACGATGAAGTAATGAGTCATAGTGGATCATGACCTTTAATACGATTAAAGATTACTTCATCTACACTCTGTGAAGAATGAAGTAAAGAGTCATAATGGATCATgacctttaatttaatttttgtatttttttttttagtctaacCTACAATtacatatagttatatgtaattattaagattttcgatattttagacatgtccttgacatagaaattatatttgtataagattttatcgacattaatatacataatataataatttgggagaaattaagatatttttatcaattttcactagaaaaaaaaatatatatatatatttccaagcTTGTGAAGGTAATACACAAGCgatttcatgattattttacaaagtaagcatatagaatacctaatacatgaaaagtatcagtgataagcatccatgtagtatagatataactgtataagtaataataaactcctattattttgtataaaataaatgctgggccatctgtgtaagatatgcgttaaaaataattgaaatatatatggtttactatatgatatcataagtgaaagattatcacagcttgacgtaggtacattttattttgtttttgctaatatgtgatgaaaataactatataatattatctttcttattatcgaataccatggaatttaaatatgattttgtaggtattatattgcatttaattgtagtattagtatgcacagcgacgttgtgatatatttcatgtatctactgtaaatatataataattaatatatgtttaagaattcaggtattaaataaaataggtatatatcgaaagtattttatataaattattatatgaaataatcaatcgcgtctatatgtatgcacgaatgctgtttaagtaaatatgtatgcaaatgtatgtacgtgtgtatgtgtgtgtatgtatgtatgtatgtattaactattatattatagtgcaacgatatgtttcggatgttgagacttgtaataatgactcgttatagtgatggtcatgcatttagatacatttaataactaaactgtatatatgcctttgatggtaataaactagacatgggtatgatattttttataatattacatattatttaatgaaattatgatatttttgcccattttttactaaaatattatgatgtttccataatatgctttattgcaattttgatatttttacttattttagcaagatttctgtatttacacacagacagctatgtttttttttttttttttatcaaaatcagtacattttaatgtatattcacattgttgagtatatttttaggtttctgcataaattctacctacgtatttaacgaaaaaatgagtaaattataatatatgatcaggtactatattgcatttaattgttgtatattggatATCGTTACATCAGTATCCATggcgacgttgtgatatatttcatgtacctatctaatgtaaatatataataattaatatatgttaaagaatccaggtattgaataaattatataccgaaaatattttatgtgaattattatttgaaataatcgagtctatgtatgtatgtatgtatgtatgtatgtatgtatgtatgtatgtatgtatgcatgtatgaatactgtttaaatatacaagaatatcaaatatgtaaggaTATAGGTACACAAGTGTGTGCTtactatgtaagtaatatatgtgtatgcctatattatgtagatgacttattgatgtgtacctatatatatatatgaatgtttatatgtatatatagttatgttaactataaaatatgtttaggcgtttgtaatatggaatatgtatatatgatttaatgtgggttttcataatatcatactaggtatcgcgtattcatgtaggtaactatagaactaagtgatgggttgataatagtttttagtattattttttttttacttattgtataattgtataattctcactacatttgacgaataataataacaataataacagttaaagaaatttattttttctcgtatatacctataatccatgtatgtatatataagctatgattttagtctaatgtaatctcatacaatatttcaatgtatgtatgattgattaaaaatataagtatctgtaatattattcaggataggttagcctg
This genomic window from Metopolophium dirhodum isolate CAU chromosome 1, ASM1992520v1, whole genome shotgun sequence contains:
- the LOC132932970 gene encoding zinc finger BED domain-containing protein 5-like, encoding MDKFLNSSRKRDNPEVISNIEKKQKIRKYDDSYLNFGFTSTVVANVEHPQCVVCLKVMAVESMLPNKMKRHLETVHGNLVNKPRDYFVSKLKAMAQQKHSFTKQATIPSKALLSSYKVAWRIAKSKKPHTIAENLILPAAMDMVSIMIGDAAAKQLQNVPLSDNTISRRIQDMAEDINDQLIEKLIGNDFAIQLDEATDSHNDAHLICYVRFVVNDVFHEDLLFCKTIVGETKAADLFNILDSFIIENNIVWDRCFGVCTDGARSMAGCYNGLQALVKKKAPNAVWTHCIIHREALASKIISPSLNEVLLSVIEIVNFIKTRPIKSRCFKKMCEDMGAEHTSLLYYCNSRWLSRGNVLKRLTEKITSFKRKLVLWKNKIEDDQQRNWIKDPFTTDLPSELTITEQEQLIDLYSDSVSKSKFVSLSLPEFWIAMKKQYPIVANKAIRTLIPFASSYLCETGFSALAVIKSKYRGKLNTEKEMRIALSKFTPRFDDLMQQKQAQPSH